A stretch of DNA from Microbacterium sp. LWS13-1.2:
AGAACGGCAAGGCCGCGTGGCTGCTGGGCGCGGCCTTCATCAGCGAGGGCGCGATCCCGTTCGCTGCCGCTGATCCGCTGCGGGTCATCCCGGCTTCGCTCGTCGGTGGCGCGGTGACCGGCGCCCTCAGCATGGCGTTCGCGGTCCAATCGCTCGCACCCCACGGCGGCATCTTCGTGTTCTTCGCCATCAACCCCGTCTGGGGCTTCCTGGTCGCGATCGCAGCAGGCACCGTCGTCAGCGCTCTCGCCGTCATCGCGCTGAAGAAATGGGTGGGTCGCAAGGAACTCGAGCAGGCGGAAGCCGCCCTACCCGTGGCGGCCTGAGGCCCTCGTCCGACAGAATCGGAATCGTCGACCGCGCAGAGGTCCGACGCAGACAGGAGAGAACCATGGCAGAACGTCAGGCCACCATCGCCAGCAGCTCAGGACTCCACGCACGCCCCGCGAAGCTCTTCGTCCAGGCTGTGCAGGCGCAGTCGGTCCCGGTGACCATCGCCGTCGAGGGCGGCGCCGACCTCAACGCCGGCAGCATCCTGTCGCTGATGGGACTCGGCGCCTCGCAGGGGACCGTCGTCACGCTGAAGGCCGACGGCGACGGCGCCGAGGAGGCCCTCGACGCACTCGTCGCGCTGCTCGAGACGGACCTCGACGCGCAGTAGGCCCCCGACCGTCCGCACGGCGTCAGCGCCAGGCGGATCACCCGAGACGACGGATGCCGCAGATCGAAGCTGCTGCGGCATCCGTCGTTCGCGTTCGGCGGCCGCCGTCGGGTCAGACGTCGGTGGAGTCGCCCGGCTCGAGGTTCACGAGCTCGCCGCCGTGCTGCTCCGCGGCCCAGCCCAGGCGAAGGCGTCCGGTGTCGCGGCCCGCCACCGACAGGGTGAGGTCGTGCGTGCCGAACACGCGCCGCGGTGCGACGGCCAGCACGAAGTCCATGGCCTCGCCGATCTTGAGCCACGGCGCCCCGACGGGCGCGGCGAGCAGCTTCACCTCGCGTCCCTCGGGGACGGCGTACGAGTCGCCGGGGTAGTAGAACTCGTCGTTGACGAGCACGCCGACGTTGTCGACCACCGGCACGGACTCGTGGATGAGCGCGTGGCGGCCGCCGAAGAACTCGAGCCGGAACGGCTCGACCTCCACCACGTCGCCGGGATGCACGACCGTGATGTCGTACTCGGCGGCGGCCTTCGCCACACCCTCGGGTCCGTAGACCGGGATCCCGGGGAACGTGCCGAGGATGCGGTCGAGGTGGTCGGACGTCCAGTGGTCGGCGTGCTCGTGGGTGATGACGATCGCCACCACGCTCTCGAGCTCACCGAGGGGGGCGGTGAACGACCCCGGGTCGACGACCAGCGTCTTCCCGGCGTTGAAGAGGGTCAGTGTCGCGTGCTCGAACTTCGTGACTCGCATGCGACGAGTCAAGCGCCCCGGGGGCGCGCGGGCAAGCCGCACGCGAGGTCGGCGCCGCGGCCCATGTCGATTTGGACCGGGCATATGCGACGTGGCATAATCGAACGGTTGCCTGAACGGCCCCATCGTATAGCGGCCTAGTACGCCGCCCTCTCACGGCGGTAACGCGGGTTCGAATCCCGCTGGGGTCACCAGTCAGGCAGCAACGTCGCAGCAGCCGCTGCGGCACGCTGTACGGCCCCATCGTATAGCGGCCTAGTACGCCGCCCTCTCACGGCGGTAACGCGGGTTCGAATCCCGCTGGGGTCACAGACGAGTCGGGAAGCCCGGTCCACCAGGACCGGGCTTCCCGCGTTTGCGCTACGTGGCGTAGGGCAGCAGCACGATCACGGCCGATGCTGCACCGCACCCGAGGACGAAGACCGTCAGGAGTAGCAGGAGGCCGGCGCCCGGCAGGTCGCCGGGAGGATCCTGTAGCAGCGCGCGGTTGACGTGCGTATGGCGTGCGCGCGCCCGTGCCCACAGCAGCACCGCGAACACCAGCCCGAGGATGCCGGGCGCGAGCAGCACCGGTTGCAGCGCCGGCGTGGGTGCGAAGGCCGGCAGGACGCGGAGGGCGAGCAGCGACCCGACGCCGATCGCGAGAGCCGTGCGCCGCCACGCGAGCTCGGTGCGCTCGGGCTGCAGCCCGGGGTCGAAGAGCCGCTGAGCGCTCATGCCAGCACGACGCCGAGGAGGACGAGCACACCGACCAGCACGATCGTGATCGCGAGCGCGGCGCTGGTCAGCGAACCGGGAAGGGGAGAGCCGGCGCGCAGCGCGCGCTCCGTGCGGCCCCACTCGAGCCAGGCGAGCACGGGGATGACCACGCCGGCAGCGATCAGGATGAGGGATGCGGTGAGGCGGAGGTCCGGCTGCAGGTCCAGTCCGAGCGCCTCGAGGGCCACGCCGCCGGCGAGGAGCGCCAGCGCGGTGCGGTTCCAGGCGAGGAACGTGCGCTCGTTGGCCAGACTGAACCGTGCGTCCGGATCCGTCCCTGTGCGGTAGACCGATCGGGGGAATCTGCTGCGAGTCACCGCTCCACAGTATCGGCGGCGCGGGCCGCTGCTCAGTCCCGAGGGTCGTCGACGGGCTCGGGTGCCGGCGATACGGCATCCGCTCGACTCCGGCGCCTCCCGCGCACCAGGCGCACCACACCCCAGACGATGAGCGCGGCGACCGCCGCGACGGCGAGCCAGGGCAGGAGGAAGCCGATCGCGATGACGATGCCGTTGAGCGTGGCGACGAGCCCGTTCCAGCCGGCGGCCAGTCCGTCGCCGAAGCCGGCCGGATCGGCGGTCACGGTCTCCACGTCGGGTACCACGGTGACCGAGAGAGTCGACATCGCCACCTGATCGTCGAGCATCTCCAGCTGCTGCTGGTACGACTCGAGCAGCGCCTGGCGCTCGGACAGCGCCGCTTCGGCCGCGATCAGGTCGGCGACGCTCTGCGCCTGGCCCATGAGCTCGGTGAGGCGTTCGACGGACGCCTGCGCGGCGTCGATCCGCGCCTCAAGGTCGACCGTCTGCTCGGTGACGTCCTGCCGCGAGAGGTTCGTCGCCGTCACCTCGCCGACGTCGTCCAGTTCGGCGATGACGTCGGGCAGCTGATCGGCCGGTACGCGGACGGTGATCCAGGCGCCGTCGGTGGGCGACGGGTACGGCATCGTGTCGTAGACGACGCCGCCGTCGCTCGGCGTGACCGGATACACCGTGCCGTCGCTGCCGATGCTCATCGACTCGACGTAGCCACCGTGGGCGACGGCAGAGTTGCCGATGGAGCGTGTGGCCGCGTCGACCTCGTCGACGGAGACGGTGGCCGAGGCTGTCGTGATGATGTCGCGGTCCGCCGCGATCGCGCCGGCCGATCTGTCGCCGGCAGCGGCGTCGGGTGCGATGGTCAGGGGTGCGGACTCGGTCGTGGTCGCCGAGTCCGACGAGCCGTCGAAGCCGGCACCCGAATCGGCGGGCGCGACCGGAGCGACGGCGGACTCGTCGGTGGCGCCGCCCACGAGCGAGCCGACGGACGGCGCGATGACCGCGGCGACCGCGATGATCGCTGCCGCGGCGCCGCCCGCGATCCACAGGCGGCCGCGTCGCGTCCGCCGCGCCGACCGGCGCACGCGGTCCTGCGCGATGTCGACGAAGAGCGCGTTCTCGATCTCGTCGATGCGTTCCGCGCTGAGGTCGGGGAGGGGTCCTGGGGTCCCGGAAACCGGGGGCTGCGTGTTCATGTGCTCTCCTTCACGACGGTCCGCAGGCGGGTGCGGATGCGGGAGAGACGGTTGCGGACGACGCCGTGCGCGACGCCGAGCTCGTCGGCGGCGGCCTGATAGGCGTATCCCTCGGTGGCGCACAGCCGGAAGATGGCGCGATCGAGTTCGCCGAGGCCCGCGACTTCGCGCAGGATCGCGTCGGCGAGCCCTTCGTCGATCACCTGCTGCTCGACGTCTACCGTGGCGGGCAGGTCCTCGTCGGCGGCCGCCGTGGTGTGCAGTCGGTCGCGCCGCTGCCGGCGCACGCGGTTGGCCGACTGGAAGCGGCAGATCGTCGCCAGCCACGGCAGCAGCGAATCGCCGGCGAGGTCGAGGCCGGGCAGCTTCCGCCAGGCGACGAGGAACGTCTCCTGGGTGACCTCCTCGGCGTCCGCGGGATTGCCGACGAGACCGTGCGCCAGCCAGTACACCGGGCGCACGTACGCGCGGTACAGCGTGCGGAAGGCGTGCTCGCTTCCGCCCGCGGCCAGCACCACGAGCTGGGCGTCGCCGGTGGCGCCGTGCGGCAGGTCGTCGTCAGGCATCCCCATCCTCCGAATTGTCTCTCACCGTGACAGTGTCCGCACCGCCCGGATCGTCTCACCGAGGGCGGGCCCGGCATCCCGACCCTGTATTCTGTTGCGAGCGAGAGGGAGTATCCCGACACCGCGCATCCGTCATCACGGGTCCCGACAGAGCGACCCCGGGTGTGCGCCGCAGGCCGACAGGTCGCGGGGGAGAGACTTTCGGCCCCGACCGACCCTCGTTCGCCCCTTTCGAAAGGCCCTGCATGGACCTCGAACTCCCCCTGTGGTTCGAAATCGGATCCCTCGTGATCCTCACCCTGATCCTCCTGGCGGATCTGCTGCTCATCCTGAAGCGACCCCACATCCCGTCGACACGCGAGTCGACCCTGTGGGTCGTGTTCTACGTGACGCTCGCGCTGATCTTCGCCGGGCTCATGTGGAGGTTCGCGGGGCCGGAGTACGCCGGACAATTCGTCGCCGGCTGGCTCACCGAGTACAGCCTGTCGATCGACAACCTGTTCGTGTTCGTGCTCATCATGAGTCAGTTCGCGGTGCCGCGCCGCTATCAGCAGGAGGTGCTGATGGTCGGCATCATCATCGCGCTCGTGCTGCGCGGCCTGTTCATCCTCGCCGGCGCCGCGATCATCGAGCAGTTCAGCTGGGTGTTCTACATCTTCGGAGCGTTCCTGGTGTGGACCGCGTGGCGACAGGCCTTCCCGGGCGGCGATCACGACGACGACGTCAAGCAGGAGAACTTCGTCGTGCGACTGCTGCGTCGCGGGATCGACATCAGCGACCACTACGACGGCGCGAAGCTGCGCACCGTCGTGGACGGCAAGAAGATGTGGACGCCCATGATCATCGTGTTCGCCGCGATCGGCGTCACCGATCTGCTGTTCGCCATCGACTCGATCCCCGCCATCTTCGGCATCACGACCAGCCCCTTCATCGTGTTCACGGCGAACATCTTCGCGCTCATGGGTCTGCGACAGCTCTACTTCCTGCTCGGCGACCTGCTCGACCGCCTCCGTTACCTCCACTACGGGATCGCGTTCATCCTCGCCTTCATCGGTGTCAAGCTCGTCTTCCACGCCATGCACGTCAACGAGCTCCCCTTCATCAACAACGGCGAGCACATCGAATGGGCGCCCGAAATCTCTACCTGGATGTCGCTCGGCGTCATCATCGTCGCGATGACGGTGGCGACCATCGCCAGCCTCGTCGCGTCCGCTCGCGACAAGCGCCGGGGACTGACGGATGCCGCAGCCGGCGCCACCCCCGAAACCCACGGCTGACCCGCACGGCGCACCGTTGTCGGCGGCCCGTGGCGGTGCGATACTGCCGACATGGGGAGCGGGGGATTCCTCGCGGACGGCGCTCTCGACGCAGAGCTGACCGCCCTGAGGGCACGTGCGTATGGGGTGGACGCCGACATCGACGCCGACCCCGTAGCGGCGGCACGGCTGGCCGAACTCGAGGAGCTGCACGCGGCGTCCGTGGCGAGGACCGTCCGTGAGTCGGGTGCCGGCGGTGCAGAACCCGGGGCGACGCAGGCCGAGACGCGCACGCCTGAGTCCGGCTCCCCCTGCGACCGCCGCTGGTGGCACCGCAGCCGCACGGGTCCCTTCCTTGCGGGCATCGCCGTGGCGGCCGCTGCGGCGGTGACCGTGGCTGGGTGGATGCTGTGGACCGGCCCGCGATCGGACGCCACGCTGCGTCCGACGGGGGCGGCGCCGAGTGAGCAGGTGCTCCGCCTCACGGATCACGCCCGTCGGCAGATGGTCACGAAGGCCACCCTCCGCGGATTCGAGCCGATCCTCGGGCTGGAGGTGTGGGAGGCACGCAGCGCCCTCGGCAACGGCTGCCTCCTCGTGTTCGAACCGGCGACCGACGATCTCCTCGCGGTCGGGTGCGTCCCGCCGCCGGCGAAGCCCGGCGTCGAGATCTACGACGTGCCGGTCGCCTGGACGCAGGAGTGGACGGAGCGTTTCCCGACCGGAACCGTGGTGCGATTCATCCTGACCGAGGACGCCGTCGACGTCTGGATCCTCGAGGGAACCTCCTGAGTCCTCACCCGGCACCCGGGGGTCGCCGGGTGACGTCGGCGAGCCGATCTCGGCGGCGGCGGTGGTAGCCTGGGCACGTGCGGATCGCTCGCCTTCTCCTTAGCGGCCGCGACGAGTCCTAGTTTCCAGGCCTCTCTCGTCGCGGAGTTCGTCGCGGGCCCCACCCATGCGGGCACAGTCCCACAGAGGAGAACGACTAGTAATGAGCACGACCGATGCATCCGGCATTCCCGACCGCCCCCGCACCCTCGCCGAGAAGGTGTGGGACGACCACGTCGTGGTCCACGGCGAGAACGGCCAGCCGGACCTGATCTACATCGACCTGCATCTGGTGCACGAGGTCACGAGTCCCCAGGCCTTCGACGGCCTGCGCGCGGAGGGCCGGCCGGTGCGCCGTCTCGACCTGACGATCGCGACCGAGGACCACAACACCCCGACGCTCGACATCGACAAGCCGATCGCCGACCTCACCAGCCGCACGCAGATCGAGACACTGCGTCTCAACGCGGCCGAATTCGGGGTGCGCCTGCACTCGCTCGGCGACAAGGAACAGGGGATCGTCCACGTGGTCGGTCCGCAGCTAGGCCTCACCATGCCCGGGATTACCGTCGTGTGCGGCGACAGCCACACGTCGACGCACGGCGCGTTCGGCGCGATGGCGTTCGGTATCGGCACCAGCGAGGTCGAGCACGTGCTCGCCACGCAGACCCTTGCGCTGAAGCCCTTCAAGACCATGGCGATCACGGTCGAGGGCGAGCTGAGACCCGGTGTCACAGCCAAGGACATCATCCTCGCGGTCATCGCGAAGATCGGCACCAACGGCGGCCAGGGCTACGTCCTGGAGTACCGCGGCAGCGCCATCCGGGCGCTGTCGATGGAGGGCCGCATGACGATGTGCAACATGTCGATCGAGGCGGGAGCCCGTGCCGGCATGGTCGCCCCCGACGAGACGACGTTCGCCTACCTCGAGGGCCGCCCGCACGCGCCGAAGGGTCAGGACTGGGAGGACGCCGTCGCCTACTGGCGGACGCTGCCGAGCGACGAAGGCGCGGTCTACGACGCCGAGGTGTTCCTCGACGCGAACGAGCTCGAGCCCTTCGTCACGTGGGGCACGAACCCGGGGCAGGGCGTGTCGCTGAGCGCTGCCGTGCCTTCGCCCGATGACTTCGCCGACCCCAACGAGCGCGCCGCCGCGGAGCGAGCACTCGAGTACATGGATCTCACCCCTGGCACCCCTCTCAAGGAGGTGCCCGTCGACGCGGTGTTCATGGGCTCGTGCACTAACAGCCGCATCGAGGACCTCCGTGCGTTCGCCTCCGTCATCGAGGGTCACCGCAAAGCCGACGGGGTGCGCGTCATGGTCGTGCCCGGCTCGGCTCGCGTCCGCCTCGAGGCGGAGGCCGAGGGCCTCGACAAGATCTTCCAGGCGTTCGGCGCCGAGTGGCGCTTCGCCGGGTGCTCGATGTGCCTGGGCATGAATCCGGACCAGCTGGCACCGGGGGAGCGCTGCGCCTCGACGAGCAACCGCAACTTCGAGGGCCGGCAGGGCAAGGGCGGGCGCACGCACCTGGTGTCGCCGCTGGTGGCGGCGGCCACCGCCGTCATGGGCCGCCTCGCCAGTCCGAGTGATCTTCCTGCGCCCGTCGCAGCCGCTGCCCAGGGCTCGGAGGCCTGACATGGACGCGTTCACCACGCACACCGGTATCGCCGCCCCGCTGAAGCGGTCGGCGGTCGACACCGACCAGATCATTCCCGCCGTGTACCTCAAGCGCGTCACCAAGACGGGCTTCGAGGACGCCCTGTTCGCCAGCTGGCGCCAGGACCCCGACTTCGTCCTCAACCAGCCGGTCTACGCGGGAGCGAGCATCCTCGTCGCGGGACCCGACTTCGGCACGGGCTCGAGCCGCGAGCACGCTGTCTGGGCGCTGCGGGACTTCGGCTTCAAGGTCGTGCTGAGCCCTCGGTTCGCCGACATCTTCCGCGGCAACGCGGGCAAGCAGGGACTGGTCGCCGGCGTGATCTCGGAGGGCGACCTCGAAGCGGCGTGGGCGGCCATCGAGGCGAACCCGGGCGTCGCCATGACGGTCGACCTCGCGGCGCGCACCGCGTCGATCGGCGACCCCGCGACGAGCGCGGGCGAGCGCCTGGAATTCGCTTTCGAGATCGATGATTACACTAGGTGGCGGCTTCTCGAAGGGCTCGACGACATCGGGCTCACGCTGCGCGAACAAGACAGGATCGCGCAGTTCGAGGCTCGCCGAGAGGCGTGGCGGCCGCGGACGCTACCCGTTCCGTAAGCCAGGTCGGGCGCCCACAAGACGGGCGCCCGACCCTCAAGCCCCCTCGTGCACACCAAGTGAGGACCACCGGATGAAGCCACTTCTGAATGTCGCCGCGGGCGAGAGCACTGCCACCGAGGCGGGAGAACAGGAAGTGACCGGAGAAATCCTTGCGATCAGGGGCGGGCGACCGCTGACCGGTCGCGTCGAGGTCAAGGGTGCGAAGAACCTCGTCACCAAGGCGATGGTCGCCGCTCTTCTCGGCGAGACGGTGAGCACGCTGCGCGATGTCCCCGACATCAGCGATGTGCACGTCGTGCGCTCGCTCCTCGAGGTGCACGGTGTGCGCGTCGACGACGGCGACGAGGAGGGCACCTTCCACTTCGACCCCAGCGGCGCCGTCTCGGCCCACTTCGAGGAGATCGACGCACACGCCGGAGCCTCGCGTATCCCGATCCTGTTCTGCGGCCCCCTGCTGCATCTGCTCGGCGAGGCACTCATCCCCGATCTCGGCGGCTGCCGCATCGGCGACCGGCCGATCAACTTCCACATGGACGCCCTGCGCGCGTTCGGCGCTGTCGTCGACAAGAGCTACGAGGGCATCCGGATCACGGCACCGAACGGCCTGCACGGCGCGAACATCGAGCTGCCCTATCCGAGCGTGGGCGCGACCGAGCAGGTGCTGCTGACCGCCGTCAAGGCCAAGGGCACCACCGAGCTGCGCAACGCCGCCATCGAGCCCGAGATCATGGATCTGATCGCGGTGCTGCAGAAGATGGGCGCGATCATCTCGTACGAGCCCAATCGCGTCATCCTCATCGAGGGCGTCGACACGCTCCAGGGCTACGACCACCGGGCGATCTTCGACCGCAACGAGGCCGCCTCCTGGGCATGCGCCGCTCTCGCCACCGACGGCGACATCTTCGTCGGCGGCGCGCGGCAGCAGGAGATGCTGACCTTCCTCAACGTCTTCCGCAAGGCCGGCGGCTGGTTCGACGTGCGCGAGGACGGCATCCAGTTCCGTCGTGACGGCGCGCTCAAGCCCGTCGTCGTCGAGACCGACGTGCACCCCGGGTTCATGACGGACTGGCAGCAGCCCCTCATCGTCGCGCTGACGCAGGCGGAGGGCATCTCGATCGTCCACGAGACGGTGTACGAGAACCGTCTGGGCTTCACCGACGCGCTCAACCAGATGGGCGCCGACATCGTCGTGCACCCGCGCGGCCTCGACGCCCCCGGCCGGCGCGTCCCACGCCGTGCGCTGGAGCAGGCCGCGGTCATCAACGGCCCGACCGCCCTCCACGGCGCGGACGTGGTCGTGCCCGACCTGCGCGGCGGCTACAGCTACGTCATTGCAGCTCTCGCGGCCGAAGGAGAGTCGATCGTGCGCAATGTCGGCATCATCCGCCGCGGCTACGAGAAGTTCCTCGCCAAGCTCGACATGCTCGGCGCCGACTTCGACGTCATCGGATAGCCCGGTGGCGACCGATCGTCGGCGCGCATCGGCCGAGAAGAGGCGCCCGAGCGTCTTCTGGCCGCTGGCGGCCATCGTGGTGCCCTTGCTCAGCCTGCTGTTCAAGCTCGAGGTCGAAGGCGCCGAGAAGCTCCCGCGCGAGGGCGCCTACGTGCTCGCGCCCAACCACGTCAGCGAGGTCGACCCGCTCGTCGTCGCCCTCGCAGTGTGGCGGAGCGGCCGGGCCCCCCGGTTCATGGCCAAGGAGAGCCTGTTCCGCGTGCCGGTGCTCGGCGCCGTGCTGCGCGCCACCGGGATGGTGCCGGTTGCACGCGCGACGTCTGCCGCCTCGGCCCGTGCGACGCTCGAAGCCTCGGAGACGCTCGTCGAGCATGGCCGGGGCGTGATCGTCTATCCCGAGGGCTCGCTCACGCGCGAGCCCGACCTGTGGCCCATGCGCGGAAAGACCGGTGCCGTGCGTCTCGCGCTGGCGGGCGGCATCCCCGTCATCCCGATGGCGCATTGGGGCGCCCAGCAGGTGCTGCCCCGCTACGGCAAGCTCAAGCTGTGGCCGCTGCGCCGCCGCGTGCGGGTGATCGTCGGCGACCCCGTGGACCTGTCGGCCTACGCCGGGCGTGCGTCGTCGCAGACCGCACTCGTCGAGGCGACCGACGCCGTGATGGCCGACATCGCCGGGCTGCTCTCGCAGTTGCGCGGCGAGCCGGCGCCGTCGGGGCGCTGGAACCCGGCCGATCACGGCCAGAAGGAGACGGGGCGCCTTGAGCCGTAGGCAGGATGCCGCACGCCCGCGCGTCGCCGTCGTCGGCGCGGGCAGCTGGGGCACGACATTCGGCAAGATCCTTGCCGACGGCGGCGCCCACGTGACCATGTGGGCGCGTCGTCCGGAGCTGGCGAGCGAGATCCAGGAGGGCAAGCGCAACAGCGAGTACCTCCCCGGCATCAACCTGCCGCGTGACATGCACGCCACGCATCACCTCTCCGAGGCGCTCGAGGGCGCCGAGCAGATCTACCTCTCCATTCCCAGCCAGGCGGTGCGGCAGAACCTCAAGGCCGTCCGGCCTCTGATCGCCCAGAGCGACGCGCCGATCGTGTCGCTCATGAAGGGCGTCGAGCGACGCACGGGTCTGCGCATGAGCCAGGTGATCGAGCAGGAGCTGCACTGCGATCCTGCGCGCATCGCGGTCGCATCGGGACCGAACCTCGCGCTCGAGATCGCACGGGAGCAGCCGACGGCGGCCGTCATCTCGTCGACCAGCCAGGAGACGGCGGAGGCCGTCGCCCGCCGTGCCCGCAACCAGTACTTCCGCACCTTCGTGAACACCGACGTCATCGGCACCGAGTTCGGCGGCGTGCTCAAGAACCTCATCGCGGTGGCCATCGGCATCGTGGACGGGGTGGGCTACGGCGAGAACACGAAGGCCTCGATCATCACGCGCGGCCTCGTCGAGATGACCGACTTCGCGGTGGCGTTCGGCGCGCAGCACGAGACGCTGCAGGGCCTCGCCGGCCTCGGCGACCTCATCGCGACGTGCCAGTCGCCGCTCAGCCGCAACAACACCGCCGGACGCCTGCTGGGTCAGGGCTACCGCTTCGACGACGTGGTCAAGCAGATGAACCAGACCGCGGAGGGGCTCGCCTCGGTCGCGCCCATCCTGCAGCTGGCACGCGATGTGGGCGTGCAGATGCCCATCGTCGAGCAGGTCAAGATGGTGCTCGACGGGACCATGAATCCGCGCGACATCGCGCCGCATCTCACGACAGACGACGACACCCCCCAGGGCGAGAGGACGACGAATGGACAAGCCGGCGGTGGCGGTGCTCTTTGGCGGTCGATCCAGCGAGCACTCGATCAGTTCCGCAACGGCGGGCGGGGTGCTGCGGGCGATCGACCGTGACAGCTACCGCGTGATCCCCATCGGGATCACGCGCGACGGCG
This window harbors:
- a CDS encoding NAD(P)H-dependent glycerol-3-phosphate dehydrogenase, whose amino-acid sequence is MSRRQDAARPRVAVVGAGSWGTTFGKILADGGAHVTMWARRPELASEIQEGKRNSEYLPGINLPRDMHATHHLSEALEGAEQIYLSIPSQAVRQNLKAVRPLIAQSDAPIVSLMKGVERRTGLRMSQVIEQELHCDPARIAVASGPNLALEIAREQPTAAVISSTSQETAEAVARRARNQYFRTFVNTDVIGTEFGGVLKNLIAVAIGIVDGVGYGENTKASIITRGLVEMTDFAVAFGAQHETLQGLAGLGDLIATCQSPLSRNNTAGRLLGQGYRFDDVVKQMNQTAEGLASVAPILQLARDVGVQMPIVEQVKMVLDGTMNPRDIAPHLTTDDDTPQGERTTNGQAGGGGALWRSIQRALDQFRNGGRGAAGDRP